The following DNA comes from Deltaproteobacteria bacterium.
CGAAAGAGGCAGGGAAAGGCCGAGTTCGTGGGCGATGGCGGGCAGATGCAGCGCGGCGTTAGTTGAGCCGCCAATGGCCAGGTCCATGATAACCGCGTTTTCCATGGCCTTTTCCGTTAGGATCTTTTTGGCCGTTAATTCCTTTTCGATCATGCTCACAATTTTTTTTCCGGTTTGGCGGGCTACGATGAGTCTTTCGTTGTGCGCGCCCGGGATATTGGCCGAACCGGGCAGAGCCAATCCCAGGGATTCAGCCATGCATTGAAAGGTATTGGCCGTGCCCATAAAGTCACATGCCCCGCAGGTGGCGATGGTGGTGGCATTTCTCCTCAAGCGATTTTCGTTGGGGTCTGCCCCTGTTTTGGAAAAGCGAACCTGATAGGCGCTCGGTCCTCCGGTCAGGAAGATGGTGGGCAGGTTCAGTCGAGCCGCGGCCATGATCATACCGGGAATGATCTTGTCGCAGCTGGCAATCAGGACCATGCCATCAAAGAGCATGCTGCGCACGTGGGTTTCCACCGAATCGGCGATTAATTCTCGCTGCGGCAGGATAAAGCGCATGCCTTCGTTACCTTCGGTAAATCCGTCGCAGGGTGCGGGAATATTGAATTCAAAGGGGATGCCGCCCGCAGCATGGACGCCTTCCTTGACTTTTTCAGCCAAAAAACGAAGGTGCATGTGGCCGGGGTTCAATTCGGTATGTGAATTGACCACGGCAATTATGGACTTTTCTTTGAACTCCTCTATGTCCATGCCGATGCCTGTGATCATACTTTGCCGGATGCGGCTAATCGGGAAATCCTGATCATCGACTATGGCCATACTTTTTGGCTTTTTCATAATGCTTCCTCCTGTTTAATGACTGTAATATAACAGGCTTTAGGTGCGTAAAAAAGTTCTTTTTTTATTTGCTTCAGGATTTGCTTGCTTATCATGATCTGAATTATAGTATCAGATGGGGATAAGATAAAACCTCTCAAGATTATTACTGCGAGTTGGGCCTCAAAGACGGTCAGTATTTAATGGACAATTGCAAATGAAATATGAAATGACCTGCTCGTTGTATTTACTAATAGAAGATCAGGAATTGCTTCATTTTTTCAAAGGCTATACATACCAGAAAGGTGAAGAATGATAAAGATGATAAAGGTAGTTAATTCCTGTTTTCCCCCACTTCCTTTATCTCTTCTTTCAGGTATAAACCCAGGAGATACGGCTTCTGAGAGGCAAAGGCTTTGGCCTGCCCGAGAATCGCGTCTTCTGCATATTTTACATTATAACGCCAGGTCAAGTAATTGAAAGTAACGCTGCGAGCGAAATAGAGCGGCTTTAATGCTTCGATGATATCTTTCTTGGCTTTAGATGATCCCATATCATAGTAAAAAAGAAGCTGGTATAACACATGCGTCCACATGAGGATATCCATCTGATAGTAATCCTGCTCGAACATCATATCGAGAGTTTCAACCTCATATTCATCCAGGTATTTTTTTAGTAGTTTTTCTCTTTGAAAATATTCTATCCGTAATTTTTCTTTTAACTCTCTTATATCAATGCTTAACTCTTGAGGCGGGTCGAGTTTTTTGAGGCCAAATCGTTTCTTCGGTCCGGGCCTGGCCACCGGTGTGCGGAGCCATTGGTCCTTTTTAGAAAGAATATAATTAAATAATGTGGTTGCAACTTGTGTAAACATGGGTCCAAGTTTCGGCGCACTAGCCTTGTGTATTTTCGCACCCAGACCGACTTCACAGATTTTAAAATTGCCCAGTATTGCATTGAGTGACATGAAAATATCTACACCATACTGCCGGGTAGTTTGAGTCCAATTTTGTTTAAGCCAGTAATCCAATAAAGCAGGTGAAAACCCAAATTCTCCACCAATAGGCTGTCTGATATCTTGATCGAGCAAACCATAAAGCAGCGGATAACAGATGTGATTCGTAATACTTCCATCGAATTGATGCCTTGAATAATAGGGTAAAGCGTAATCGTATCCTCTGAGAATCGGTTCACTTAAGTTTTTTATCCATTCCGGAGTAATCGAAGTAAGGTCTGCATCCACAACCACAATACATTTTAAAGTATTTTTAAACTTACTGGCAAATTGAAAAAGGTTAAAAAAGTTATTACCTTTTCCTGTTACACCTTTTCGAGTTGTAATATAATGTTTTAAGGTTTGAGTTTCAGTTGATAAAAAGGCCCCCATGGTATTGTCTTCGCTATTATTATCAACATTCACAATAACAG
Coding sequences within:
- a CDS encoding dihydroxy-acid dehydratase, which codes for MKKPKSMAIVDDQDFPISRIRQSMITGIGMDIEEFKEKSIIAVVNSHTELNPGHMHLRFLAEKVKEGVHAAGGIPFEFNIPAPCDGFTEGNEGMRFILPQRELIADSVETHVRSMLFDGMVLIASCDKIIPGMIMAAARLNLPTIFLTGGPSAYQVRFSKTGADPNENRLRRNATTIATCGACDFMGTANTFQCMAESLGLALPGSANIPGAHNERLIVARQTGKKIVSMIEKELTAKKILTEKAMENAVIMDLAIGGSTNAALHLPAIAHELGLSLPLSKFNELNRKIPTLLAIRPNGPYGIIDLYAAGGIPAVMKVLADDLHLDALNVTGQTLGQIVSQAEIFDEEVIPPRDKPHLAEGGTAALFGNLAPEGAVIKQSAVAADMQTFTGQARVMDSEAEALKGFREGSFKEGEVIVIRYEGPKGGPGMPETLAVTLALVTSSLKRVALITDGRFSGATSGPCVGHVSPEAYVGGPIAALKDGDEIEIDIPDRKINVNLSENEIEKRLQGFEPVKHPVPPGFMRRYVKYVSSAAKGAILE
- a CDS encoding glycosyltransferase: MKRSLSDIEFIVGIPSYMEADSIPFVTKQVDEGLMNYFDDLKSVIVNVDNNSEDNTMGAFLSTETQTLKHYITTRKGVTGKGNNFFNLFQFASKFKNTLKCIVVVDADLTSITPEWIKNLSEPILRGYDYALPYYSRHQFDGSITNHICYPLLYGLLDQDIRQPIGGEFGFSPALLDYWLKQNWTQTTRQYGVDIFMSLNAILGNFKICEVGLGAKIHKASAPKLGPMFTQVATTLFNYILSKKDQWLRTPVARPGPKKRFGLKKLDPPQELSIDIRELKEKLRIEYFQREKLLKKYLDEYEVETLDMMFEQDYYQMDILMWTHVLYQLLFYYDMGSSKAKKDIIEALKPLYFARSVTFNYLTWRYNVKYAEDAILGQAKAFASQKPYLLGLYLKEEIKEVGENRN